The following is a genomic window from Spirosoma foliorum.
CTATGAATTTGGAGGATATAGTACGCAATGTCGAGCGCCTGCAATCCGTTGCCACAAAAATCAAAATCGAAGATCGTTACCGTACCATCGCTAGCAATATTGAGGTTATCGAACCAGATATCAAGATGCACTCCACCCTGACGGGTTTTAGTGTAATCAATCCGCGAAAACTCATCCAGCATATAGTGTTGAGCCGATTGCATAAACTGGAACTCGGGTGTGTCGACAGGAAGAAATGGCCTTAGTTTTTCAATCGGATCAATCAGTAAAACGTCTGGTGTATAAGTTACTCGCTCCAGCGCCATATTTTGCGTCAGCTGGTGGAAACGAGCCATAATCTGCCCGATTTGAAAATGCACCTCCTCCGAAAAATTCAATATTTTTTCACCATAAGCAAAGGAGAAAAGCACACCAAACCGCTGCCCTTCGGGCGCATCCAGTTTCTGAATATAGGTCCCGGCCGCATCAGCAATAGGATACGAAACGGGTAGGCCATTTTCCTGTAACAGATTCAATAAGCGAATCTCTTCACCAATCTGAATTTCAGTACGCCAATCCAGACTATATAGCCGAAAAATGGCTTTTGTCGATCCATCGGTTACTAGATACGAATGATTGACGCCCGCTTTCAGCAACTGGCAGGAAGCATCCGGGCCCAGGTTATACTGACGTTGTAAAAATTGAGCGAGGTGGGTTTTAGATAGAATCGATGAAGAAACGGGGAAGGGTTGCATGATGCATGGGTAAAAGGGCGATGAGAGGTTTCAACGCCCAATGGGAAAATACGTACAGGATGGGTTATTTATTCGGATCGTAGCGAGCAGCATCAATGATGGACCATAGGTGAATAACCCATCCCATCAGGATAAACCACAACGCCCCCGCCAGGACAAATTGTAGAATAGCCATTAGCAATCGGCCCTGTAACAGTTGGCCCAATCCCGGAATAAAGAAACTACAAAGGGCAGCCAATACATTGCCACCCGAACCTTGACCTGCCATTAGTTTTGTTGTTTTCGAGAAATGATATTAATTTATAAAGACCGTAAATCTTATTCAGCACTAAAACCCTTCTTTCTCTTAAGTTCGTCTAAATCTATTCTTCTTAGTTCTGACATTTTCCACAATACAGGATCAATACTCCAGTCCCTCACGTAATCAAACATAGTCTGCCAGAAGAATATTCTAAATCGGATTAAATTGTGGATTTCATTTGCAAGTTCAACCAATATTTTTATTTCATCCAACGATACAGATTGAGTTTTAGGATTATTATCTATATGGGCATAAACTTGATCTCTCAGGCCAATTACCCTATTAATTAGATCTTTATGTACATTCATTAAATTACGCACCGCAACTACTAGACTTACAATATCATATCTTGACTTTACTTCTTCTGTTAATTTATTTTTATTATTTTCAATTAAACTTTCCAAACTTATTCCATATTCTGATGTTTCTAATTTATTACATAATTTATAGAAACTGCGCTCCTCATTTTTCTTTGAACTAAATAGTTTCGAGAGCTGGACAATAGATATAAATTTCAATTGATAAATATGATGTTGAAAAAATCCATATTTTTTAATTTGATCTTCAAAGTCATATTTATCCTCCATTAATCTTCTCATATTTTTTACAGATATATTTAGATCAACTATCAAATTACTTTGATCTTTCAAAAAGTCTTTTAATTGTTGAACTTCCAACATTATCCGTATAATTTATAAATGCCAAAAAGTGCCGAGCTTGCTAACTCGGCACTTCAAAAAATCAATAAAAACTCAATTACAGACCTAACACTTTCTTATTAAATGCATCATCAGCACCGGTTCCGGCGAAGTCGTCGAACGCTCGTTCGGTAACGCGGATGATGTGACTTTCGATGAAGGGAGCCCCTTCAGCAGCGCCTTGTTCAGGGTGTTTCAACGCGCACTCCCACTCTAATACAGCCCAACGATCATAATCATACTGAGCCAGTTTGGAGAAGATACCC
Proteins encoded in this region:
- a CDS encoding phosphotransferase, with protein sequence MQPFPVSSSILSKTHLAQFLQRQYNLGPDASCQLLKAGVNHSYLVTDGSTKAIFRLYSLDWRTEIQIGEEIRLLNLLQENGLPVSYPIADAAGTYIQKLDAPEGQRFGVLFSFAYGEKILNFSEEVHFQIGQIMARFHQLTQNMALERVTYTPDVLLIDPIEKLRPFLPVDTPEFQFMQSAQHYMLDEFSRIDYTKTRQGGVHLDIWFDNLNIASDGTVTIFDFDFCGNGLQALDIAYYILQIHSTETDLAEFEKKKESFLQGYESVTKISDEEKRLLPMLAESIYFFYIGVQCERFDNWSNTFLNEMYLKRFINLRVKRWLDFNKLG